A segment of the Sphingomonas kaistensis genome:
TTCGTGCGCACGAAAACTTCCCACAATGGCCAGTCCGACATCAGTTCCTCCGTCCCCGTCGGCCTGTCGCCGGGGCGGCGGCCGAAATCAAGCCGCGGCCTTGCGCGCCTGCTTCTTCGCTTCGTGCGCCTGCGCTGCTTCGCGCACCCAGGCATTCTTCTCCCATGCGTCGCGGCGGGCGGTGATCCGCTCCCTGGCGACCGGGCCCTCGCCCTTCACCACCGAGTAGAATTCCTCCCAGTCGATCGTGCCGAAGTCGTAGCCGCCCTTTTCCTCGTTCCACTTGAGGTCGGGATCGGGAACGGTCAGCCCGATGAATTCGGCCTGCGGCACGGTGATATCGACGAACTTCTGACGCAGTTCGTCATTGGTCTCGCGCTTGATCCGCCAGCGCATCGACTGGGCGGTGTTGGGCGAATTGTCGTCGGGCGGCCCGAACATCATCAGGCTCGGCCACCACCAGCGGTTGAAAGCGTCCTGCATCATCCGCTTCTGCTCCGCGGTGCCGCGGGCGAGCTGCATGCTGATCTCATAGCCCTGGCGCTGGTGGAAGCTTTCTTCCTTGCACACGCGAACCATCGCGCGGGCGTAGGGGCCGTAGCTGGTCCGCTGCAGCGGGACCTGGTTCATGATCGCCGCGCCATCGACCAGCCAGCCGATCGCGCCGATGTCGGCCCAGGTCAGCGTCGGATAGTTGAAGATGGTGCTGTACTTGGCCTTGCCCGAGTGGAGCGCCTCGATCATCTCCTCGCGGCTCGTGCCCAGCGTCTCCGCCGCGCAATAGAGGTACAGGCCATGCCCCGCCTCGTCCTGCACCTTGGCGAGCAGGATCGCCTTGCGGCGCAGCGAGGGCGCGCGGGTGATCCAGTTGCCTTCGGGCAGCATGCCGACGATCTCGCTATGCGCATGCTGGCTGATCTGCCGGGTGAGCGTCCGGCGATAGGCTTCGGGCATCCAGTCCTTGGGCTCGATGAACTCGTCCGCCGCGACGCGGGCTTCGAAGGCCTCGAGCAGTGCGGGATCCTCGGCGGGGCCGATCGGCTGGACCTTGGCGCTGCCGGACTTGGAGAGATCGGTCGTGTACATGAGCCTTAGATAGCGATTGCAGGCCCTTGGTTCCACCCGGTCCTTTCGCCTAGAGCGCCCCGGTGCCCCTTCCCCGCGCCCGTGTCGTCACCCTGAACGCCGCCCTCGGCCCCCTCGACTATCGCGTGCCCGACGGCATGGCGGTCGAGCCGGGCAGCGTAGTCGTCGCGCCGCTGGGCCCGCGCCAGCTGGTCGGGGTGGCATGGGAAGCCGAGCGGCTGCCGAGCGAAGAAGTCGGCGACAACCGCCTGCGCCCGCTGGCCGGCCTGATCGATGTGCCGCCCATCCCCGCCCCGCTGCGCCGCCTGTGCGAATGGACCGCCGACTATTACCTTTCGCCGCTGGCCTCGGTGCTGCGGATGGTGCTGCCGTCTTCCTCGGCGTTGGAAGGGTCGCGCCAGCTGACCGAATATCGCCTGACCGGCGTGCGGCCCGATCGCCTGACCCCGCAGCGCACCCAGGCGCTCGACCGGCTCGAAGGCCGGCAGGGCACGATCCGTGAGCTTGCGGCCCATGCCGAGGTCAGCGACGCGGTCTTACGCGGGCTCGTCAACAGCGGTGCGCTGGAGCGGATCCAGGTCGAGGCCGACCAGCCGCTGACCTGCCATGACCCTGATTTCGCGCCGCCCAAGCTCAGCGATGACCAGCAGACGGCCGCCGACAGCCTGGTCGCGGCGATCGGCGGCGGCTTCGATCCCGTTCTGCTCGACGGCATCACCGGGTCGGGAAAGACCGAAGTCTATTTCGAGGCCGTTGCAGAATCCGTCCGAAAGGGTCTGCAAGTCCTCGTGCTCCTGCCCGAGATCGCCCTTACCCAGCCGTTCCTCAAACGGTTCGCCGCGCGCTTCGGCTGCGAGCCGACCGCATGGCACAGCGATCTCCGCTCGTCCCAGCGGCGCCGCGCCTGGCGGGGAATTGCGAGCGGCGAAGCCAAGGTGGTAGTCGGCGCCCGCTCGGCCCTGTTCCTGCCTTACGCCAACCTCGGGCTGATCGTCGTCGACGAAGCCCACGAGGCGAGCTTCAAGCAGGAGGAGGGGGTCCAGTATCACGCTCGCGACGTTGCGGTGATGCGGGCGCGGTTCGAGGACATTCCGGTGATCCTCTCCTCCGCCACCCCCGCGCTCGAAACGCGGCACATGGTCGAAACCGGCCGCTACCGCGAATTGCAGCTTCGCGAGCGTCATGCCGGAGCGCAACTGCCAACTCTCACCGCGCTCGATCTCACTGCCGATCCGCCGCCGCGCGGGCGCTGGATCGCGCCGCAACTGGTGAGCGAGATCGAGGCCAATCTGGCAGCTGGCGAGCAGAGCCTGCTCTTCCTCAATCGCCGCGGCTTCGCGCCGCTGACCCTGTGCCGGACCTGCGGGCATCGCTTTCAGTGCCCCAATTGCACCGCATGGATGGTCGAGCACCGGCTGATGCGCCGCCTCGCCTGCCACCATTGCGGCCTGGTCATCCCGCCGCCCGAGGCTTGTCCCGAATGCGGCGACAAGGACAGCCTGGTCGCCTGCGGCCCGGGGGTCGAGCGGATCGCCGACGAGGTGCAGGCCCTCTTCCCCGACGCGCGCACCGCGATCGTCACGTCCGACACCATCTGGAGTCCGGCGCGCGCCGCCGAATTCGTCCGGCAGATGGAGGAAGGCGAGATCGACATCGTGGTCGGCACCCAGCTCGTCACGAAGGGCTATCACTTCCCCAACCTGACGCTGGTGGGCGTGATCGACGCCGATCTCGGCCTTGCCGGCGGCGACCTGCGCGCGGCGGAACGGACCTTCCAACAGATCAGCCAGGTCGCGGGCCGGGCCGGGCGCGGCGGCAAACCCGGGCGGGTGCTGGTCCAGACCCACCAGCCCGACGCCCCGGTCATCGCCGCCCTCGTCAGCGGCGACACCGAGCAGTTCGTGGCGGCCGAAACCGGATCGCGGCAGGAAGCCGGCATGCCCCCGTTCGGCCGCCTCGCCGCGATCGTGGTCAGCGCCGAGGACAAGGCGGAAGCCGAGCAGACCGCCACCCGGATCGGACGCAAGGCCCCGCAGGTCGAGGGGATGGCGGTCTATGGTCCAGCCCCCGCCCCGCTGGCGATGCTTCGCGGCCGTCACCGTTTCCGCCTGCTGGTCCACGCCCGTCGCAGCCTCGACGTGCAGGATGTCATCCGCGACTGGCTCGGCAACGTCGAATGGACCGCAAAGGTCAGGGTTGCGGTTGACGTCGACCCGTATTCCTTTCTTTAATGGGGTAAATCATTGAGAATCAGGGGGGTTCGAGTGCGTTTCCTTGTTACGGCCGCTGCCGCGTTAATGGCATGTGCGGCGCCTGCCTCGGCCGCCTGGCACCAGGCCAAGACCCGCCACTTCCTGATCTATTCGAAGCAGAGCCCGGCCGACCTCAAGGCTTATGCCGAGCGACTGGAGCGCTTCGACGCGGCCGTCCGCAAGGTCCGCGCCATGCCCGACCCCGAACTCACCGATGGCGCCCGGCTGACCGTATACGTGCTCGACAATTCCCAGGCGGTCGAAGGAATGGCCGGGCAGCGCGGAGTTGCGGGGCTGTACCTTGGACGCGCATCAGGCTCGATCGCCTTTGTCAGTCCCGACATGAGCGGTCTTGAAAACCGCCGAATGAAGCAGCCCGACCTCGTCTTCTTCCACGAATATCTGCATCACCTGATGCTTTCCGACCAGAAAGGCGCGATCCCCGCCTGGATGGTCGAAGGCGGCGCCGAATTTTTCGGTACGGCGGTGGTGGAGCCCGACGGCGCGGTGTCGTTCGGCGCGCCGCCTTACGGTCGCGGCTGGCTGGTGCTGGGCGACCACGGCTTCAACGCCCGGCAGTTGCTGACGCAGGCCGAGGCGTTCGACGGCCTCGACCAGATCTCGCTCTATTCCAAGGGCTGGCTGCTCAGCCACTACCTGACCTTCACGCCAGGCGGCACCAGGCAGCTCGCGACCTATATGCGCGGCCTCAACAGCGGAAAGACGCCCCTGGCCGCGGCGGAGGAGGCCTTTGGAGATCTCCGCGCCCTCGACAGAAACCTCGACCGCTATGCCACCAGCCGCAAGTTCAATGCGCTTCGCATTGAGGCCGGGCCTGCTCCGGTCGTCGCCATCCGCGCCCTGGGTGCGGGCGAGGACGAGATCATGCCCTATCGCATCCGCTCCGATCGCGGAGTGGACGTGCAGGGCGCGCGCAGTATCGTGACCGCCGCCCGGCGGATCGGCGCACGCTATCCCGCGGACGCCTTTGTCCAGGGTGCGCTGGCCGAGGCCGAATATGACGTCCAGAACCATCCGGGAGCAATCGCCGCCGCCGACCGGGCGTTGGCTGCCGACCCCCGGAACGTCCAGGCGATGGTCTACAAGGGCATGGCGTTTGCCGAACTGGCCCGCAAGGAGCCGGCCAAGGCCGACTGGGCCAACGTCCGCAGCTGGTTCATCAAGGCTAACCGGGCCGACGTCGAGAACGCCGAACCCCTCTACCTCTATTACCAGAGCTTCGCCTGGGCCGGGCAGCGACCGACCGCCGCTGCGATAAAGGGCCTGCATTACGCCCATGCCCTCGCTCCCCAGGACGATGGCCTGCGGCTGGCGTCCGTCCGCCAATATCTTGCCGATAACGACAGCGCCGCGGCGACCCGCCTGTTCGGGACGCTTGTCTTCGACGCGCACGGCCGCCGGCAGGCAACCCTGACCAGCGCCTACGAACAGATGAAGGCGGGCAAGGCCAAGGAAGCGCTGGCGATCCTCGATCAAGAGGAAAAGAAGAACACGAAAGGGCGAGGCTGATCATGTTTCATCGCATAATGTTGGCTGCCACTCTGTCCGTTGCGGCGACCAGTCCGGCCTTCGCCGCCTGGCATGAGGCGCGAACCAAGCATTTCATCATCTATTCCGAACAGCGCCCTGCCGAGCTCAAGACCTACGCCGAAAAGCTGGAGCGCTTCGATGCCGCCGTGCGCCAGGTTCGGGGTTATGCCGATCCGCCGCTGACCGACGGCGCGCGTCTAACCATCTTCGACCTGCCCAACATCGTCGCCGTGCAGAAGCTGCTTCCCCGGCAGATGAATGCGGCCGGCTTCTACATCCCCCGCGCGTCGGGCGCGGTCGCCTTTGTCAGCAGCAGCGACAAGTCGCTCGGCGGCAGCCTTCGTGCCGATCACCTACTGCAGCACGAATATACGCATCACCTGATGCTGACCGATCCCGAAAGCCCGCTTGCTGCCTGGCTGGTCGAAGGCACCGCCGAATTCTTCGGGACCGCCGAGGTCGAAAAGAACGGCGGCGTGAAGATCGGCTTTCCGCCCCAGGGTCGCGCCAACACCATCCTGCGCGATCTCGGCTTTAGTGCTGGGGACCTCCTGTCCGGTGCGCGTCCGAAAACCGACCTGGAGCGCAGTTCGGTCTACGCAAAGGGCTGGCTGCTCACCCACTATCTCGCCTTCAACCAGGCCCGCCGGGGACAACTCGGCCGCTACGTCAACGGTCTTGCCCGCGGCGAGCCGTTCGCCAAGGCGGCCGTTGCGGCGTTCGGCGACCTCAAGCAGCTCGACAAGGAGATCGACGTTTACGGGTCCAAGACCTTTGCTGCGCTGCGGGTCCAGCCCGGGCCTGCGCCGACGGTCGAGATCAGGCGACTTAGCGAGGGCGAGGCCGCGATCATGCCGATGCGCATCCGCACCGATCGCGGGCTCAGGCCGGTCGACCTCCCGGTGGTGACCGAGCAGACCCGCGCTATCGCGGCGCGTTACCCCGATGATCCTGCCGTCCTGGCAGTCCTTGCGGAAGTGGAGCTTTCGGCCCGGCGCTTCTGGCCGGCGGTTGCGGCGGCCGACCGTGCGCTGGCCAAGGATCCCAAGCATATCGGCGCGATGATCACCAAGGGCCGGGCCCTGCTGGGCGAGGCCCGCGGCAAGGGAAGCAAGGCCGACTGGACCGAGGTGCGGCGCTGGCTGATCCAGGCCAACCGCGCCGACACCGAAAACGCTGAGCCCCTGTTCCTTTACTATCAGACTTTCCAAGCCGCGGGGCAGAAGCCCACAGCGGATGCCATCAAGGGCTTGTACTATGCCCATGTGCTGGCCCCGCATGACATGGGTCTGCGGTTCAATGTCGTCCGCCAGCGGCTGACCGATGGAGAGATCCCCGCTGCGCTGCGCAGCTTCGCCCCGATCGTCGCCAATCCGCACATCGACCTCGACAAGCGTCCGAAGCTGCTCGAAGCGTTGCAGAAGATGCAGGCGAACGACGCGGCCGGCGCTCTTGCCGCGATCGAAGTCGATTACCGGGCCCGGCAGGGCGACCCGGTCGACTAGGGCATCGCCCTCCCGTCGACGTTTCCGGACGGAGAGTAACGGCAGACGAGGTAGGTCCACCGGCCGCTCGAGCGAACGGCGCAGCCTACCCGAGTGGTGCGGCTCGATACCATTTGCGTGTAGTGGCCGACGTCGATCCAATTGCCTGTCGTGCTCACCTCCGGGAACACTCCGGGGCGAAACCAGCGCCGTTCGCCGATCCATCCGCCGACCAT
Coding sequences within it:
- the paaA gene encoding 1,2-phenylacetyl-CoA epoxidase subunit PaaA codes for the protein MYTTDLSKSGSAKVQPIGPAEDPALLEAFEARVAADEFIEPKDWMPEAYRRTLTRQISQHAHSEIVGMLPEGNWITRAPSLRRKAILLAKVQDEAGHGLYLYCAAETLGTSREEMIEALHSGKAKYSTIFNYPTLTWADIGAIGWLVDGAAIMNQVPLQRTSYGPYARAMVRVCKEESFHQRQGYEISMQLARGTAEQKRMMQDAFNRWWWPSLMMFGPPDDNSPNTAQSMRWRIKRETNDELRQKFVDITVPQAEFIGLTVPDPDLKWNEEKGGYDFGTIDWEEFYSVVKGEGPVARERITARRDAWEKNAWVREAAQAHEAKKQARKAAA
- a CDS encoding primosomal protein N' encodes the protein MPLPRARVVTLNAALGPLDYRVPDGMAVEPGSVVVAPLGPRQLVGVAWEAERLPSEEVGDNRLRPLAGLIDVPPIPAPLRRLCEWTADYYLSPLASVLRMVLPSSSALEGSRQLTEYRLTGVRPDRLTPQRTQALDRLEGRQGTIRELAAHAEVSDAVLRGLVNSGALERIQVEADQPLTCHDPDFAPPKLSDDQQTAADSLVAAIGGGFDPVLLDGITGSGKTEVYFEAVAESVRKGLQVLVLLPEIALTQPFLKRFAARFGCEPTAWHSDLRSSQRRRAWRGIASGEAKVVVGARSALFLPYANLGLIVVDEAHEASFKQEEGVQYHARDVAVMRARFEDIPVILSSATPALETRHMVETGRYRELQLRERHAGAQLPTLTALDLTADPPPRGRWIAPQLVSEIEANLAAGEQSLLFLNRRGFAPLTLCRTCGHRFQCPNCTAWMVEHRLMRRLACHHCGLVIPPPEACPECGDKDSLVACGPGVERIADEVQALFPDARTAIVTSDTIWSPARAAEFVRQMEEGEIDIVVGTQLVTKGYHFPNLTLVGVIDADLGLAGGDLRAAERTFQQISQVAGRAGRGGKPGRVLVQTHQPDAPVIAALVSGDTEQFVAAETGSRQEAGMPPFGRLAAIVVSAEDKAEAEQTATRIGRKAPQVEGMAVYGPAPAPLAMLRGRHRFRLLVHARRSLDVQDVIRDWLGNVEWTAKVRVAVDVDPYSFL